From the Cygnus atratus isolate AKBS03 ecotype Queensland, Australia unplaced genomic scaffold, CAtr_DNAZoo_HiC_assembly HiC_scaffold_134, whole genome shotgun sequence genome, one window contains:
- the LOC118258496 gene encoding claw keratin-like: MSCSSLCAPVCGVAAPAPVADSANEPCVRQCPDSTVVIQPPATVLTLPGPILSSFPQHAVVGSAGVPGVAGGFGGTFGGRGGFGGYGGLGGYGGLLGYGGLGGYGGLGGYGGLGGYGGYGAFGSCGYGGWRRGLRYLSGSCGPC, encoded by the coding sequence atgtcctgctccagcctgtgtGCCCCTGTGTGTGGGGTGGCCGCCCCGGCCCCAGTGGCTGACAGCGCCAACGAGCCCTGCGTGCGGCAGTGCCCCGACTCCACCGTGGTGATCCAGCCCCCGGCCACGGTGCTCACCTTGCCCGggcccatcctcagctccttcccgcaGCATGCCGTGGTCGGCTCGGCAGGAGTCCCGGGTGTGGCAGGGGGCTTCGGCGGCACTTTTGGAGGCCGTGGTGGCTTTGGGGGCTATGGAGGCCTTGGGGGTTATGGCGGCCTTTTGGGCTATGGAGGCCTTGGTGGTTATGGAGGCCTTGGAGGCTATGGAGGCCTTGGAGGCTATGGGGGCTATGGAGCATTTGGGAGCTGCGGATATGGTGGCTGGCGTCGGGGCCTCAGGTACCTCAGTGGCAGCTGTGGGCCCTGCTAA